A genomic segment from Veillonellaceae bacterium encodes:
- a CDS encoding DUF2935 domain-containing protein gives MHEIRFWLRIMKEHSLFIKLGLPCDQTELISEAEQFYRVFADLEKRACQIECDSDFKRFVDTVMAAVKNIFCYKRNLLHLLIECRIRGGGNYPLLIDHVSREALYFFKILQKSKDGEMRYPVDSIVSENVFWIRIMADHLKFIRGLLDPSERELVDTSNSLSNKFDQLQLHARDFDSMLWHFRVNNDFMRFQKDVTAATMQVRDFKATAEELIKQCAALSLIPPLLADHVRREAEHFLEVLQRIQEEGMDCDHPKVMHCDYGF, from the coding sequence ATGCATGAAATACGATTTTGGCTGCGTATCATGAAAGAACACTCTCTATTCATCAAGTTAGGGCTGCCTTGTGACCAAACTGAATTAATTTCTGAGGCAGAACAATTCTACAGAGTATTCGCTGACCTTGAAAAAAGAGCTTGTCAAATCGAATGCGACAGTGATTTTAAGCGTTTTGTTGATACGGTAATGGCAGCAGTAAAGAATATTTTTTGCTATAAGAGAAACTTGCTGCATCTGCTAATTGAGTGCAGGATTCGCGGTGGCGGCAACTATCCACTATTAATTGATCATGTTTCACGCGAAGCACTATACTTTTTTAAGATTTTGCAGAAATCTAAAGATGGTGAAATGCGTTATCCCGTTGATTCCATTGTAAGTGAAAATGTTTTCTGGATTAGGATTATGGCTGATCATTTAAAATTTATCCGTGGTCTGCTCGATCCTTCGGAACGTGAACTCGTAGACACATCAAACTCGCTAAGCAACAAATTTGACCAACTGCAATTGCATGCCCGTGATTTCGATAGCATGCTGTGGCATTTCCGCGTGAATAATGACTTCATGCGTTTTCAAAAGGATGTGACTGCCGCGACTATGCAGGTCCGCGATTTTAAGGCAACAGCTGAGGAATTGATTAAGCAATGTGCTGCACTGTCGCTTATACCGCCGCTCCTTGCTGATCATGTCCGTAGAGAAGCAGAACATTTCCTCGAAGTCCTCCAAAGAATCCAAGAAGAGGGCATGGACTGCGATCATCCAAAAGTAATGCATTGCGACTATGGTTTTTAA
- a CDS encoding AAA family ATPase produces the protein MANIGEMLLYGNYKGWWSMKPSNQYYVGQSIILTTLDSSTSYSCRIVSSSEYLIDISVPYLQGKMVIWPVGTKLKASIADHQGELSFQTEILGRNFEGTRSYTIMMPHTISRVNTGNREHSKTRVIAVTSGKGGVGKTTLVINLAIALANLGKRVYILDLDLGTADVDVLLSVKSRYNIVDLFNGEKSLLDIAVAAPGNIFIIPGSSGVQELTHLKDRQFAQVISTFNQLDGVSDIILLDTGAGISTDVSNFLLASDEVIVITTPEPHAMMDAYAILKVMHINGCLAKQMLIVNRAESADDANLVAERLLAVVTHYLKKDVRYLGYVLDDKLVNRSVRDQNPLLLSHPDSKPAENIRRIAACLISKPYQSKAAGVTGFITKLYWSFKENKKRLGL, from the coding sequence ATGGCAAATATTGGAGAAATGCTTTTATATGGAAATTACAAAGGCTGGTGGAGTATGAAACCATCAAACCAATATTATGTAGGTCAGAGTATTATCTTAACTACGTTGGATAGCAGTACAAGCTATAGTTGCAGGATAGTAAGCAGTTCGGAGTATTTGATCGATATAAGCGTACCTTATCTGCAGGGAAAAATGGTAATCTGGCCGGTTGGGACTAAGCTAAAAGCGTCTATTGCAGATCATCAGGGTGAATTATCCTTCCAAACTGAGATTCTTGGTCGGAATTTTGAGGGGACACGCAGTTATACTATTATGATGCCTCATACAATATCCAGGGTTAATACCGGGAACAGAGAACATTCCAAAACGAGGGTAATTGCCGTTACCAGCGGTAAAGGCGGAGTTGGCAAAACAACGTTGGTTATCAACTTGGCCATTGCCCTGGCTAATTTGGGGAAGCGGGTCTACATTCTTGATTTGGATCTTGGTACTGCCGATGTCGATGTCTTGTTATCAGTTAAGTCGCGTTATAACATTGTTGATTTATTTAACGGCGAGAAAAGTCTACTGGATATTGCGGTTGCGGCTCCGGGCAATATTTTTATAATACCTGGCAGCTCAGGAGTACAGGAACTGACCCATCTTAAAGACCGACAGTTCGCCCAAGTAATCAGTACCTTCAATCAGTTAGACGGGGTATCTGATATTATATTGCTTGATACCGGCGCTGGAATCTCGACAGATGTCTCCAATTTTTTACTAGCCAGTGACGAGGTTATTGTTATTACTACGCCAGAGCCGCATGCTATGATGGATGCCTACGCTATTCTGAAGGTAATGCATATCAATGGCTGCTTGGCAAAACAAATGCTGATAGTCAACAGGGCCGAAAGTGCAGATGATGCGAATTTGGTTGCAGAACGGCTTTTGGCGGTAGTCACTCATTATCTTAAAAAGGATGTTCGGTATTTGGGGTATGTACTGGATGATAAATTAGTAAATCGGTCAGTAAGAGACCAAAATCCGCTGTTGTTATCACATCCTGATTCAAAACCGGCCGAGAACATCAGACGTATTGCCGCTTGCTTGATTAGCAAACCATACCAAAGCAAGGCTGCAGGTGTTACTGGCTTCATCACTAAGCTATACTGGTCATTTAAAGAGAACAAAAAGAGGCTTGGTCTTTAG
- the lysA gene encoding diaminopimelate decarboxylase: protein MAEKKLPFTKAQLDEIIRQHPTPFHIYDEDAIRKNARQLLAAFSWAPKFKEYFAVKATPNPSILRILREEGIGADCSSLPEIMLAEMAGITGEDIIFSSNDTPAHEYQKAREVGAIINLDDISHIDYLEKHAGLPEMLSFRYNPGPLLKNGNTIIGYPEEAKYGLTKAQIFEAYRIAKEKGVKHFGIHTMVISNELNPDSFIATANMMFDLIVEIHQKLGIAIEFVNFGGGIGIPYKPEQEPVDLQYVGQGIKKAYEDKIAANGLAPLRIAMECGRMITGPYGYLVATVLHKKETYKNYVGLDACMANLMRPALYGSYHHITVVGKEDLPKDHVYDVTGSLCENNDKFAINRELPKIDIGDTIVIHDAGAHGFAMGFNYNGKLRSAELLLKPNGMVEMIRRAETIADYFATLDITEKELNKAAATVAKD, encoded by the coding sequence ATGGCTGAAAAAAAATTACCTTTCACCAAAGCACAACTGGACGAAATTATTCGGCAGCATCCAACTCCTTTTCATATTTATGATGAAGACGCTATTCGTAAAAACGCTCGCCAACTGCTTGCGGCTTTTTCTTGGGCTCCCAAGTTTAAGGAGTACTTTGCGGTAAAAGCTACCCCGAATCCCTCAATACTAAGAATCCTCCGGGAAGAGGGGATCGGCGCTGACTGCAGCTCCCTGCCTGAAATTATGCTGGCTGAAATGGCAGGTATTACCGGCGAAGATATTATTTTCTCATCCAACGATACTCCGGCTCACGAATATCAAAAAGCCAGAGAAGTCGGTGCGATAATCAATCTTGACGATATCAGCCATATTGATTATTTGGAAAAGCATGCCGGCCTGCCTGAAATGTTATCTTTCCGCTATAACCCGGGGCCGTTGTTGAAAAACGGCAATACCATTATTGGATATCCCGAAGAGGCAAAATACGGTTTGACAAAGGCTCAGATTTTTGAGGCTTACCGGATTGCTAAGGAAAAAGGCGTAAAACATTTTGGTATTCATACAATGGTTATTTCCAACGAACTTAATCCTGATAGCTTTATCGCAACAGCTAACATGATGTTTGACCTTATTGTGGAAATTCATCAAAAGCTTGGTATCGCCATTGAGTTTGTTAATTTCGGCGGTGGTATTGGCATTCCCTATAAACCGGAACAAGAGCCTGTTGATCTTCAGTATGTCGGCCAAGGCATCAAAAAAGCCTACGAAGACAAAATTGCTGCCAACGGGCTTGCGCCGCTGCGGATAGCTATGGAATGCGGCCGTATGATTACCGGGCCTTATGGTTACCTTGTAGCAACAGTACTTCATAAAAAAGAAACCTACAAAAACTATGTCGGACTTGACGCGTGTATGGCCAATCTGATGCGCCCGGCGCTGTACGGCTCTTATCATCATATAACGGTAGTTGGCAAAGAAGACCTTCCGAAAGACCATGTTTATGATGTAACAGGTTCACTCTGTGAAAATAACGATAAATTTGCTATAAACCGTGAGCTACCTAAAATTGATATTGGCGATACTATTGTAATCCATGACGCCGGTGCGCATGGTTTTGCGATGGGTTTTAACTACAATGGCAAACTGCGTTCCGCCGAATTGCTGCTCAAACCTAATGGCATGGTCGAAATGATTCGCCGGGCTGAAACTATCGCTGACTATTTTGCGACACTAGATATCACTGAGAAAGAACTCAATAAGGCTGCAGCTACTGTAGCAAAAGACTAA
- a CDS encoding uracil-DNA glycosylase, which produces MIIFKNDWQELLGEEFNKEYYLKLRKWLINEYRTKTVYPDKYDIFNALHYTAYNNVKVVILGQDPYHGPNQAHGLSFSVKPGIALPPSLLNIYKELKDDVGCYIPNNGYLKKWADQGVLLLNTVLTVVAGQANSHKNKGWEQFTDRVIELLNKRADPIVFILWGSHAQSKINLITNKHHYIIKSPHPSPLSASRGFFKSNPFSKANNILMSIGKEPIDWQIERIME; this is translated from the coding sequence ATGATTATTTTTAAAAATGATTGGCAAGAGCTGCTTGGAGAAGAATTTAACAAAGAATACTATTTAAAGCTGCGAAAATGGCTGATTAATGAGTACCGAACTAAAACAGTCTATCCTGACAAATATGATATTTTCAACGCGCTGCATTATACGGCGTATAATAATGTCAAGGTAGTAATTCTTGGCCAGGACCCTTACCATGGCCCGAATCAGGCGCATGGACTTAGTTTTTCGGTAAAACCGGGAATCGCGCTGCCGCCGTCGTTGCTTAATATCTACAAAGAACTGAAAGACGATGTTGGGTGCTATATTCCGAATAATGGCTATTTGAAGAAGTGGGCAGATCAAGGCGTACTTCTATTAAACACTGTACTGACCGTTGTTGCCGGACAAGCTAACTCCCATAAAAACAAGGGCTGGGAGCAGTTTACTGACAGGGTTATTGAGCTACTTAATAAACGTGCCGATCCCATTGTTTTTATTCTGTGGGGAAGCCATGCTCAGTCCAAGATAAATTTGATAACTAATAAGCACCATTATATTATCAAATCTCCGCATCCAAGTCCGTTATCGGCCAGTCGGGGCTTTTTCAAAAGCAATCCTTTTTCTAAAGCAAATAACATTCTAATGTCGATAGGTAAGGAGCCGATAGACTGGCAGATTGAAAGAATTATGGAGTAG
- a CDS encoding amino acid ABC transporter substrate-binding protein — protein sequence MKKIIALVLLVMMASLVLIGCGSTSTTAPAKNKIIIGLDDSFPPMGFRDDKNNIVGFDIDMAKEAAKRMGMEVEFKPIDWASKEVELNGKRVDALWNAMNITEERKKNVLFSEPYMESKQLIFVPAGSPIKGAADLAGKVVGVQQTSIGDEVVEKDAKLRASLKDLKKYQDCVAAFMDLKAGRLDAVVTDEILGRYYMSKEPGKYIAIEQPLGEVGVYGVGFRKDDNELRDKVQKVLDEMKKDGTSAKISEKWFGANIVK from the coding sequence ATGAAAAAGATTATTGCATTGGTATTATTAGTTATGATGGCTAGCTTAGTTTTAATAGGCTGTGGCAGCACAAGCACCACAGCGCCGGCTAAGAACAAGATTATTATTGGACTGGACGATAGTTTTCCGCCGATGGGCTTTAGAGATGACAAAAACAATATCGTTGGTTTCGATATCGACATGGCTAAGGAAGCAGCTAAACGTATGGGCATGGAGGTAGAGTTCAAACCTATCGACTGGGCCAGCAAAGAGGTTGAATTAAACGGCAAGCGTGTTGATGCGCTGTGGAACGCTATGAATATCACTGAAGAACGCAAGAAAAATGTGTTGTTTAGCGAGCCTTATATGGAAAGCAAGCAATTGATTTTTGTACCGGCAGGTTCTCCGATTAAAGGTGCTGCCGATTTAGCCGGTAAGGTTGTTGGGGTGCAGCAAACCAGTATTGGTGACGAAGTAGTTGAAAAGGACGCAAAACTCAGAGCATCGCTAAAAGACTTAAAAAAATATCAAGATTGTGTAGCCGCGTTCATGGATCTAAAGGCCGGCCGGCTTGATGCAGTTGTAACCGACGAAATCCTAGGTAGATATTATATGTCAAAAGAGCCCGGCAAATATATAGCAATTGAACAGCCACTCGGTGAAGTCGGTGTATATGGCGTTGGTTTCAGAAAAGATGATAACGAGCTGCGCGACAAAGTTCAAAAAGTTCTGGACGAAATGAAGAAAGATGGAACATCAGCCAAGATTTCTGAAAAATGGTTTGGTGCAAATATTGTGAAATAG
- a CDS encoding citrate transporter gives MTTAQILMTLTLLLMVSGRTPLYLTAIIGSAVAGIAAGFPLSGKADVTILKLINSGLNPVIADMAGVLLFIGIMEKTGFLDIIIRKIMQIGVKAGGGPGIAAAGTFAAGAIGALTGFTQPAITAVVTGPAAIKFGLHPNKVAGIHGHAGHFGNFAGFTHPTQVAVIATAAIGFGAINVVGAIVGLSIIAFSYFRMQRDLKKSGFKLSAEELAEVKNATESKHSTSFSLAILPFVVFCAGFVLGYPVFFMGAIAAVLVALIAKISMSEGESAMLQGVGRIATPLVATIGFLFMSAVMNKIGLVQLVSELFGPIVAIAPIQAMLLVAAVTGLFTQSNGASAAIVVPFLQVVLNAGADPLAAACAAAGGAAIMQYFLTGGPVAALSTVIPVVPGSELKAANRFQRPSILFGLFVLFVITLFI, from the coding sequence ATGACAACAGCTCAAATTTTAATGACATTAACATTATTGTTAATGGTTTCCGGACGAACTCCGCTTTATCTTACCGCTATTATTGGTTCGGCTGTCGCAGGTATCGCTGCCGGTTTCCCACTCTCGGGGAAGGCTGATGTTACCATTCTAAAACTGATTAATAGCGGGTTAAATCCGGTTATCGCCGATATGGCAGGTGTACTGTTATTTATCGGTATCATGGAAAAAACCGGGTTTCTTGATATCATTATCCGCAAAATAATGCAAATTGGTGTAAAGGCAGGCGGCGGTCCTGGCATTGCCGCAGCAGGAACTTTTGCAGCAGGAGCGATTGGCGCCCTTACTGGTTTTACTCAGCCGGCTATAACGGCTGTTGTTACAGGTCCAGCAGCCATAAAATTCGGCCTTCATCCTAATAAAGTTGCAGGTATTCATGGTCATGCCGGTCATTTTGGCAACTTTGCCGGCTTTACCCATCCTACGCAAGTTGCAGTTATTGCGACAGCGGCCATTGGCTTTGGCGCGATCAATGTTGTTGGTGCAATAGTAGGGTTATCAATCATCGCGTTTAGCTATTTCCGTATGCAACGCGATCTTAAGAAATCAGGTTTCAAACTTTCGGCTGAAGAATTAGCTGAGGTTAAAAATGCGACAGAGTCAAAGCATAGTACCTCATTTAGTCTGGCCATTCTTCCATTCGTGGTATTTTGTGCTGGTTTCGTACTCGGCTATCCAGTATTCTTTATGGGGGCAATTGCTGCTGTTTTGGTCGCTTTAATTGCTAAAATCTCTATGAGTGAAGGCGAATCAGCTATGCTGCAAGGAGTTGGAAGAATTGCGACTCCGTTAGTTGCTACAATCGGATTCTTGTTTATGTCTGCCGTAATGAACAAAATTGGTCTGGTACAGTTAGTCTCTGAACTATTTGGACCTATTGTAGCTATTGCTCCAATCCAAGCTATGCTGCTAGTTGCAGCTGTTACTGGCTTATTTACTCAGTCAAACGGTGCTTCGGCTGCCATCGTTGTACCGTTCCTGCAGGTTGTCCTTAATGCTGGCGCAGATCCGCTCGCAGCAGCTTGTGCAGCAGCCGGCGGCGCAGCTATCATGCAGTACTTCCTGACAGGTGGCCCTGTTGCGGCATTGTCAACTGTTATTCCGGTAGTACCGGGTTCAGAGCTCAAGGCAGCTAATAGGTTCCAGCGTCCGTCAATCCTCTTTGGTTTATTTGTCCTCTTTGTTATTACCCTATTCATATGA
- a CDS encoding GntR family transcriptional regulator produces the protein MKLNRIPKLVSYKERVYNELKHAIINHDINPGETLNERTLANDLGISRTPIREALQLLESEGWVITEPCKGTWVKEVTLEDIDEVFQMRLALEPFAVGLAADKINESVRKALNALYAKQKRLCKEVSPLEFTDIDMDFHMYLTSLLGNHRLNQTISGLMDIMNMYIIRTIKNQARYAVAAEEHAAIIKALAEKDAVGAQQAVTFHLKQAQASIHRDFAEWKKNSHTN, from the coding sequence ATGAAACTTAACCGAATACCTAAATTAGTATCATACAAAGAAAGAGTTTATAACGAATTAAAACACGCTATTATCAATCATGATATTAATCCAGGTGAAACTCTCAATGAAAGAACTTTGGCAAATGACCTGGGCATTAGCCGCACGCCAATCCGCGAGGCGTTACAGCTGCTTGAAAGCGAAGGCTGGGTTATCACTGAACCGTGTAAGGGTACATGGGTGAAGGAAGTTACCTTGGAGGATATTGACGAGGTTTTTCAAATGAGACTGGCTCTCGAACCTTTCGCTGTTGGACTAGCTGCCGATAAAATAAATGAGTCTGTTCGAAAAGCCTTAAACGCGCTTTACGCAAAGCAAAAACGCCTTTGCAAAGAAGTGAGTCCGTTAGAATTCACAGATATAGACATGGATTTTCATATGTATTTGACCAGTTTATTGGGAAACCACAGGCTAAACCAGACCATCAGCGGTTTAATGGATATCATGAATATGTATATTATTCGAACCATCAAAAACCAAGCCAGATATGCTGTTGCTGCCGAGGAGCATGCTGCAATTATTAAAGCCTTAGCGGAAAAAGATGCGGTTGGAGCTCAGCAAGCAGTAACTTTTCACCTCAAGCAAGCGCAGGCGTCAATTCACCGTGACTTTGCTGAATGGAAAAAGAATTCCCACACAAACTAG
- a CDS encoding asparaginase: MCAQKVVIITTGGTIAMRYDPVQKGLCPAVTGPELIEAVPELKSAALVEVVEFANIPSPHMTPRLMFELAHKVDELAQRDDVAGIVITHGTDTLEETAYMLDLVVKTEKPVCLTAAMRSSAESSPDGPKNILCAVKTAACPKAAGAGVLVVMNEEIHAALEVTKTHSANPKTFASPYWGPIGYVDTDRVIIRRKSLMLQKIQPADIVEDVHLIKVVAGMDDFFFRCLVEKKAKGIVVEGLGRGNVNPAVKAGIKLARENNIPVVLATRVHAGRVLDTYGYEGGVGSLTQYGIILAGEITGQKARLKLIAALGITNDVEKLARYFDN; encoded by the coding sequence ATGTGCGCTCAAAAGGTTGTAATAATTACTACTGGCGGAACAATAGCGATGCGCTATGATCCGGTACAAAAAGGTTTGTGCCCGGCTGTAACCGGACCTGAGCTGATTGAAGCTGTTCCTGAATTAAAATCAGCAGCACTTGTCGAAGTTGTCGAGTTCGCCAATATTCCGAGTCCGCATATGACACCGCGCTTAATGTTTGAGTTGGCTCACAAAGTTGATGAGCTTGCGCAGCGTGACGATGTGGCCGGAATTGTCATAACGCATGGCACCGATACTTTAGAAGAAACAGCTTATATGCTTGATCTTGTAGTTAAAACCGAAAAGCCGGTCTGTCTTACTGCTGCAATGAGAAGCTCAGCTGAGTCGAGTCCGGATGGTCCGAAAAATATTTTATGTGCCGTCAAGACAGCTGCTTGTCCAAAGGCTGCTGGCGCTGGTGTATTAGTTGTCATGAATGAGGAAATTCATGCCGCGCTTGAGGTTACCAAAACACACTCTGCCAACCCAAAAACTTTTGCGTCCCCGTACTGGGGTCCGATAGGCTATGTTGATACCGATAGAGTAATTATCCGTCGCAAATCACTGATGCTGCAAAAAATTCAACCGGCCGATATTGTTGAAGATGTACATTTAATCAAAGTTGTTGCAGGCATGGATGACTTCTTCTTCCGCTGCCTGGTGGAAAAGAAGGCTAAAGGCATTGTTGTTGAGGGTTTAGGCCGCGGCAATGTAAATCCTGCTGTAAAAGCTGGCATCAAACTGGCTCGGGAGAATAATATCCCTGTTGTTCTAGCGACCCGTGTTCACGCCGGCCGTGTGCTTGATACATATGGCTATGAGGGCGGGGTAGGCTCGCTAACACAATATGGCATAATTTTGGCTGGAGAAATAACCGGTCAAAAAGCACGACTGAAATTAATTGCGGCGCTTGGTATTACTAATGATGTTGAAAAATTAGCCCGCTACTTTGACAATTAA